A genomic region of Papaver somniferum cultivar HN1 chromosome 7, ASM357369v1, whole genome shotgun sequence contains the following coding sequences:
- the LOC113295776 gene encoding sarcoplasmic reticulum histidine-rich calcium-binding protein-like: MASSSDPIPVVPAISDEYKLSKDHAFLLGLEELMKLMDEVQGEITGRAGEAAQRQREEEEIKRREDEEIESLFAAWKPKHFARVDRKEEERSLKRQKGPKYNSATESDSKEGSDSGFECPVEEVNTNEEDSDVVQDKKRMGRYLDWKLRRRFDHERVNPKIFVRTMREGEPSDDERVPSRIFPRTMHVQESSDDDEELRDAARSENDDEEDSDEESISSDGDTSPASSGSSYSAQYDEDEDSSYDGEDF, encoded by the coding sequence ATGGCCAGTTCCAGTGACCCCATTCCGGTAGTTCCTGCCATTTCCGATGAGTACAAACTATCCAAAGATCATGCATTCTTGCTAGGTTTAGAAGAATTAATGAAGTTGATGGATGAGGTTCAGGGAGAGATAACCGGACGTGCAGGGGAAGCGGCTCAACGCCAGAGagaggaagaagagataaaaagaagagaagatgaagaaattgaaTCTCTTTTTGCTGCTTGGAAGCCAAAGCATTTTGCAAGGGTTGATCGGAAAGAAGAGGAGAGATCTCTGAAGCGCCAGAAAGGTCCAAAGTATAACAGTGCAACTGAGAGTGATTCCAAGGAGGGTTCTGATAGTGGGTTTGAGTGTCCGGTGGAGGAAGTAAATACCAATGAAGAAGACTCTGACGTAGTACAGGACAAGAAGAGGATGGGGAGGTATTTGGACTGGAAGCTGCGTAGACGGTTTGACCATGAGAGGGTCAATCCAAAGATCTTTGTCAGGACCATGCGTGAAGGAGAACCCAGCGATGATGAGAGAGTTCCTTCAAGAATCTTCCCCAGAACCATGCATGTACAAGAAtccagtgatgatgatgaagagctTCGGGATGCTGCCAGAAGtgaaaatgatgatgaagaagatagtGATGAGGAGAGCATATCATCTGATGGTGATACTTCCCCTGCTTCATCAGGCAGTAGCTACAGTGCACAATACGATGAGGATGAAGATTCGAGTTACGATGGGGAGGATTTTTAG
- the LOC113299342 gene encoding 60S ribosomal export protein NMD3-like encodes MAVEESGMFRIQQTVGTVLCCKCGILMAPNAANMCVKCLRSEVDITEGLQKSVIIMYCPECNSYLQPPRTWIKCELESKELLTFCVKRLKNLNKVRLIHAEFIWTEPHSKRIKVKVRVQKEVLNGVVLEQAYLVEYVVQDHLCESCSRVAANPDQWIASVQLRQHVPHRRTFFYLEQLILKHDAALRAIKIKQMDHGIDFFFGNRSHALKFVDFVGKVCPIKSRNDKQLVSHDEKSSTYNYKYTFSVEICPICREDLICLPPKTALSLGNLGPLVLCTKVSDSIALLDPLTLRMSYMVADQYWRIPFKTLLSSRQLVEYIVLDVESMISEVNVGGTTYALADVQVARVSDFGKNDLIFNIRTHLGHLLNPGDYALGYDLYGANSNDIEIDKYKGLVIPDAILIKKSYEEKRLKKRGKPRSWKLKSMNMEVDNSNRKLDEEKMNTEYEEFLKDLEENPEMTFNISLYRNKEYQPSEMTDADDDGPLPLDQMLAGLELGDEEEEDNNNGQGMSD; translated from the coding sequence ATGGCGGTCGAAGAATCAGGGATGTTTAGGATACAACAGACTGTTGGGACTGTTTTATGTTGCAAATGTGGAATCCTGATGGCACCGAACGCTGCAAATATGTGCGTCAAATGTTTAAGATCTGAAGTTGACATCACTGAAGGTCTACAAAAGAGTGTTATCATCATGTACTGCCCTGAGTGCAACAGTTACTTGCAGCCTCCGCGAACTTGGATAAAATGCGAGCTAGAATCCAAAGAGCTCTTAACATTTTGTGTGAAAAGGTTGAAGAATTTGAACAAGGTTAGGCTTATACATGCTGAGTTTATATGGACAGAACCACATTCAAAGAGGATAAAGGTTAAAGTGAGAGTGCAGAAAGAAGTACTTAATGGAGTTGTTTTAGAGCAAGCTTACCTTGTTGAGTATGTTGTACAGGACCACTTGTGTGAATCCTGTTCAAGGGTTGCTGCTAATCCTGATCAGTGGATTGCTTCTGTTCAGTTAAGACAACATGTGCCGCACCGTAGAACTTTCTTTTATCTCGAGCAACTCATCCTCAAGCATGATGCAGCTCTTCGTGCAATAAAGATTAAGCAGATGGATCATGGTATTGATTTTTTCTTCGGCAACCGAAGCCACGCTCTAAAGTTTGTTGATTTCGTCGGTAAAGTTTGTCCAATCAAGAGCCGTAATGATAAACAGCTAGTATCCCATGACGAAAAGAGCTCGACTTACAATTATAAATACACATTTTCTGTTGAAATCTGTCCCATTTGCCGTGAAGATCTGATTTGTCTTCCTCCCAAAACAGCTCTTAGCTTGGGAAATCTGGGTCCACTTGTACTGTGCACGAAAGTAAGTGACAGCATTGCTTTACTTGATCCCCTTACTTTGAGGATGTCGTACATGGTTGCAGACCAGTATTGGAGGATACCTTTCAAGACTTTGCTATCAAGTCGacaacttgtggaatatatagtTTTGGACGTGGAATCCATGATATCTGAAGTCAATGTTGGCGGAACAACTTATGCACTAGCAGACGTTCAAGTTGCACGTGTTTCTGATTTTGGCAAAAATGACTTGATCTTTAATATAAGAACCCATCTTGGCCATCTTTTAAACCCCGGTGATTATGCTCTTGGTTATGACCTATACGGAGCTAACAGCAATGATATTGAAATTGACAAATATAAAGGTCTTGTCATTCCTGATGCGATTCTAATAAAGAAGAGCTACGAAGAGAAGCGACTAAAGAAGCGTGGCAAACCTCGTTCTTGGAAGCTCAAGTCCATGAACATGGAAGTGGATAATTCTAATAGAAAACTTGATGAGGAGAAAATGAATACCGAGTATGAAGAGTTCTTGAAAGATTTGGAAGAAAACCCAGAGATGACGTTTAACATATCCTTATATCGCAATAAAGAGTACCAACCATCGGAGATGACTGATGCTGATGATGATGGGCCATTGCCTTTAGATCAGATGCTTGCTGGTCTTGAGCTAGgtgacgaagaagaagaggacAATAATAATGGGCAAGGCATGAGCGACTGA
- the LOC113295777 gene encoding uncharacterized protein LOC113295777 — translation MNDIQILFDEPWIVGGDFNAILFQPERNKPEGCLASRKFFKKFVKQHSLIDLPPNGGKFTWTNSQQHPLLIRLDRFLVNGDFQDHCPSLMQMRLKRPIFDHCPIMMNCNSVMKPVSPFRFDNYLLFHPSFLDNMKLWWASLVFSGRPSFVFAKKLQGLKVLIKARRKSLGDLQIQLDYLEKEIDVIDYRKWGQRSKGKWSKDDERNTRYVHQLASYKSKLNNINCLRIDGDLSYDKSKISAEDVNFYSNFFSEQFPTWPRFDELQMPSIPVEDNIQLEKPFSEEEVKNVIWHFGANKAPERDKKGDPISPFLLILVVEILSLMIKKAASSGLISGFKISSNGTSVQHLQFVDDLIVLLDDTAEQVSI, via the exons ATGAATGATATTCAGATTCTTTTTGATGAGCCTTGGATAGTGGGAGGTGATTTTAATGCTATCTTGTTCCAACCAGAAAGGAACAAACCTGAAGGTTGTCTGGCTTCTAGGAAATTTTTCAAGAAATTTGTTAAACAACATTCCCTCATTGACTTGCCACCGAATGGAGGTAAGTTTACTTGGACTAATTCTCAGCAGCATCCACTTTTGATTAGGTTGGATAGATTCCTTGTTAATGGAGATTTTCAAGATCATTGTCCTTCTTTAATGCAAATGAGACTCAAGAGACCCATTTTTGATCATTGTCCAATTATGATGAATTGTAATTCTGTAATGAAGCCTGTTTCTCCATTCAGATTTGATAATTACTTGttgtttcatccttcttttttGGATAAtatgaaattgtggtgggctaGTCTAGTTTTTTCTGGTAGACCAAGTTTTGTGTTTGCTAAGAAACTTCAAGGCTTAAAAGTTCTTATTAAAGCTCGGAGGAAATCTTTAGGTGACCTCCAAATTCAGCTGGATTATCTTGAAAAGGAAATAGATGTTATTGATT ATAGAAAATGGGGTCAAAGATCTAAAGGTAAGTGGTCTAAAGATGATGAGAGAAATACAAGATATGTTCATCAACTTGCTTCTTATAAATCTAAGCTGAATAACATCAATTGTTTAAGAATAGATGGTGAtttgtcttatgataaatcaaagaTATCTGCAGAAGATGTTAACTTTTACTCTAACTTTTTTTCTGAGCAATTCCCTACCTGGCCAAGGTTTGATGAGCTGCAAATGCCATCTATTCCTGTGGAAGACAATATTCAACTTGAAAAGCCTTTTTCTGAAGAGGAAGTCAAGAATGTAATTTGGCATTTTGGAGCTAACAaggctcctg AAAGGGATAAGAAGGGTGACCCCATTTCCCCTTTTCTGCTTATATTAGTAGTTGAAATTCTCTCTTTAATGATTAAGAAAGCTGCTTCTTCTGGGTTGATTTCTGGTTTCAAAATCTCTTCAAATGGAACTTCAGTTCAGCATCTTCAGTTTGTTGATGATCTGATTGTATTGTTGGATGACACTGCTGAACAAGTTTCAATCTGA